A region of Moorena producens PAL-8-15-08-1 DNA encodes the following proteins:
- a CDS encoding sensor histidine kinase, which translates to MEAKDYLKKGISGQFSIVNFPCDQQPLTIAPDTPVTEAIATMNQTGRSYVLVVQQQKLLGIFTERDVVQVASAGMVHSAVSIADVMTQELITLPIIPTPDIVLVESRLRQYQIRHLPLVDEQGQVVRVVTPHTMAAILSAIVTKVEDLQQHLTQKEGELVAANHRWQQEVAVNQQFEEELGENEHAWQLSQERLESILASLEAVVWSFDPSIDKLLYLNSATEQVYGRSITEFFGNLRLWESVVHPEDVETYQLADQTLLSTGAKDIDYRILRPDGAVSWIRHRAHLLTDANNTPIRIYNIAIDITQLKQVEENLKATLVEKEVLLQEIHHRVKNNLQIVSGLLHLQSVTVDQPETRLQLSEARHRLEAMALIHKKLYGASVIGNLDVVDYIQNLAVNLLVAYQVTSDRIQLHTTIEPIPLSLDQAIPCGLIINELVSNSLKYGFPNGRSGEIHIELHRSGDDDVELIVRDNGVGLPEKLDWRNTQSLGLSLVYDLATEQLDGSMFHGHSEGTAFRIVFSTATILEAIGQQS; encoded by the coding sequence ATGGAAGCTAAAGATTACCTGAAAAAGGGCATTTCTGGTCAATTTTCTATTGTAAATTTTCCTTGCGACCAGCAGCCTTTAACCATTGCTCCCGATACTCCAGTAACGGAAGCGATCGCTACGATGAATCAAACCGGAAGGAGCTATGTGCTGGTAGTACAGCAGCAGAAATTGCTAGGTATTTTTACAGAACGGGATGTGGTCCAAGTAGCATCAGCTGGAATGGTACACTCAGCTGTTTCCATTGCTGATGTGATGACTCAAGAGTTAATTACCTTGCCCATCATACCGACACCAGACATTGTTTTGGTCGAGTCCCGATTACGTCAATACCAGATTCGTCACCTACCCCTAGTGGATGAGCAAGGTCAAGTAGTACGTGTGGTGACCCCCCACACCATGGCAGCAATCCTCTCTGCTATCGTGACTAAGGTGGAAGACTTACAGCAACATTTGACTCAAAAAGAAGGGGAATTAGTGGCAGCTAATCACCGATGGCAGCAGGAAGTTGCTGTCAATCAGCAGTTTGAGGAGGAATTGGGGGAAAATGAACATGCCTGGCAGTTGAGCCAAGAACGTCTTGAGAGTATTCTGGCTTCCCTAGAAGCAGTGGTATGGTCTTTTGATCCTTCCATTGACAAACTGCTTTATCTTAACAGTGCTACCGAGCAAGTCTATGGTCGCAGTATCACTGAGTTCTTCGGAAACTTACGCCTGTGGGAATCAGTGGTTCACCCAGAGGATGTCGAAACCTATCAACTGGCCGACCAAACCCTGCTGTCAACTGGTGCCAAAGATATTGACTACAGAATTTTGCGACCGGATGGAGCTGTGAGTTGGATTCGCCATCGCGCTCACCTCCTCACAGATGCTAATAACACTCCCATTCGGATCTATAACATAGCCATCGACATCACACAGCTCAAACAGGTCGAGGAAAACCTCAAAGCTACCCTAGTTGAGAAAGAGGTGCTGCTCCAAGAAATTCACCATCGGGTCAAAAACAACTTACAAATTGTTTCTGGCTTGCTACACTTGCAATCTGTGACAGTAGATCAACCCGAAACCCGATTACAGCTGTCGGAAGCTCGCCATCGCCTTGAAGCCATGGCTCTAATTCACAAGAAACTTTATGGTGCCTCAGTGATAGGCAACCTGGATGTAGTCGATTATATCCAGAACCTAGCCGTGAACTTACTGGTAGCTTATCAAGTCACTAGCGATAGGATTCAGTTACACACCACTATTGAACCGATTCCCCTCAGTCTTGATCAGGCCATCCCTTGCGGTCTAATCATCAATGAACTGGTATCCAATTCCCTGAAGTACGGGTTTCCCAATGGACGCTCTGGTGAGATTCACATTGAATTGCACCGTAGCGGGGATGATGACGTTGAATTGATTGTCCGAGATAATGGGGTTGGTTTACCAGAAAAGTTAGATTGGCGTAATACCCAGTCTCTAGGATTATCGTTAGTTTATGACCTGGCAACGGAACAATTAGACGGGAGTATGTTTCACGGCCATAGCGAGGGCACAGCTTTCCGAATAGTATTCTCAACAGCAACAATTCTAGAAGCAATAGGACAACAATCGTGA
- the dxs gene encoding 1-deoxy-D-xylulose-5-phosphate synthase: protein MHLSEITHPNQLHGLSIRQLEEIARQIREKHLQTIATSGGHLGPGLGVVELTLALYQTLDLDYDKVVWDVGHQAYPHKMLTGRYNRFHTLRQKDGIAGYLKRCENKFDHFGAGHASTSISSALGMAIARDRKGQNFKVAAVIGDGALTGGMALEAINHAGHLPHTKLLVVLNDNEMSISPNVGAIPRYLNKVRLSEPMQFITDNLEEQFKNLPFVGESLSPDLQRLKEGMKRLAVPKVGAVFEELGFTYIGPVDGHNLEELIFTFTNAHKLDGPVLVHVATTKGKGYAIAEADKVGYHAQSPFNLATGKALPAKKPKPPGYSKVFAHTLVTLAQNNPKIIGITAAMATGTGLNKLQEKLPNQYIDVGIAEQHAVTLAAGLACEGMRPVAAIYSTFLQRAYDQIIHDVCIQNLPVFFCLDRAGIVGADGPTHQGMYDIAYLRCIPNMVIMAPKDEAELQRMVVTGVNHTDGPIAMRYPRGSGYGVPLMEDGWEALPIGKAELLRNGDDLLMVGYGSMVYTAMQTAEILSEHGIEATVINARFVKPLDTELIFPLAQKIGRVVTLEEGCLMGGFGSAVAEALMDNDILVPLKRFGVPDKLVDHAKPDESKADLGLTGSQIAEQIREAFFSKQPSAVS, encoded by the coding sequence ATGCATCTCAGTGAAATTACTCATCCAAATCAGTTGCACGGTCTATCGATTCGTCAACTAGAGGAAATTGCCCGTCAAATTCGCGAGAAACACCTCCAAACCATAGCTACTAGTGGTGGTCACTTAGGTCCAGGCTTGGGAGTGGTAGAATTAACCCTAGCTCTATATCAAACACTTGACCTTGACTATGATAAGGTAGTCTGGGACGTTGGACACCAAGCTTATCCCCACAAAATGCTCACGGGGCGCTATAACCGATTCCATACCCTACGGCAGAAAGATGGTATTGCTGGTTATCTAAAGCGTTGCGAGAATAAGTTTGATCACTTTGGAGCCGGTCATGCCTCCACCAGTATTTCTTCTGCTTTGGGTATGGCGATCGCCCGAGACCGCAAAGGGCAAAACTTCAAAGTAGCAGCAGTTATTGGTGATGGTGCTCTGACCGGTGGCATGGCATTGGAAGCCATCAATCATGCCGGACACTTACCCCATACTAAACTCCTGGTGGTGCTCAATGATAATGAGATGTCCATCTCCCCCAATGTCGGGGCTATTCCCCGTTACCTCAACAAAGTGCGGCTTTCTGAGCCGATGCAGTTTATTACTGACAATTTGGAGGAACAGTTCAAAAATCTCCCCTTTGTCGGTGAGTCTTTATCCCCAGACTTGCAACGGCTCAAGGAAGGGATGAAGCGTTTAGCTGTACCTAAGGTCGGAGCTGTCTTTGAAGAACTGGGCTTTACCTACATCGGACCGGTAGATGGTCACAATCTAGAGGAGTTAATTTTCACCTTTACAAACGCCCACAAGCTAGATGGACCAGTGCTGGTGCATGTGGCAACTACGAAGGGCAAGGGGTATGCGATCGCAGAAGCAGACAAAGTGGGTTACCATGCCCAAAGTCCCTTCAACCTAGCTACCGGTAAAGCGCTTCCCGCTAAAAAACCCAAACCCCCGGGCTATTCCAAAGTGTTTGCCCACACCCTGGTCACACTAGCTCAGAATAATCCCAAAATCATTGGCATCACGGCAGCTATGGCTACCGGCACAGGGTTGAATAAATTGCAAGAAAAACTCCCTAACCAATACATTGATGTAGGGATTGCGGAACAACATGCCGTTACCCTAGCGGCTGGCCTAGCCTGTGAAGGAATGCGACCGGTTGCAGCTATTTACTCCACCTTCTTACAACGGGCTTACGACCAAATTATTCACGACGTTTGTATCCAAAACCTACCGGTCTTTTTCTGCCTCGACCGTGCAGGAATTGTGGGTGCAGATGGCCCTACTCACCAAGGGATGTATGATATCGCCTATTTGCGATGCATTCCCAATATGGTAATTATGGCTCCCAAAGACGAAGCTGAACTGCAACGTATGGTAGTTACAGGAGTAAACCACACCGATGGTCCGATTGCCATGCGCTATCCTCGGGGTAGTGGCTATGGCGTTCCCCTGATGGAAGATGGTTGGGAAGCACTACCCATTGGTAAAGCAGAACTATTGCGTAATGGTGACGACCTGTTAATGGTAGGGTACGGCAGTATGGTTTACACCGCCATGCAAACCGCTGAAATTCTTAGCGAGCATGGTATTGAAGCAACAGTGATTAATGCTCGTTTTGTCAAGCCCCTAGATACAGAATTAATCTTCCCCTTGGCTCAGAAAATTGGTCGTGTAGTTACCCTAGAAGAAGGGTGCTTAATGGGTGGGTTTGGTTCAGCGGTGGCAGAAGCACTGATGGATAATGATATATTAGTTCCCCTCAAACGCTTTGGTGTACCGGATAAATTAGTGGATCATGCCAAGCCCGATGAATCAAAAGCTGATTTGGGGCTGACTGGCTCTCAAATTGCTGAACAGATCAGGGAAGCGTTCTTTAGTAAACAGCCATCTGCTGTTAGTTAA
- the mtnA gene encoding S-methyl-5-thioribose-1-phosphate isomerase, with translation MNSSTYQVYPVVWENDRVFLIDQNRLPGKYSIVEISRCEDMVEAIKTMIVRGAPAIGIAAAYGIYLGAREIKTNERKAFLEELEVVAQQLRQTRPTAVNLFWAIMRMLKNAYETIGTVEEIKASLLETAKQIQLEDLQTCQAIGDRGLEVLPTTPDKLCLLTHCNAGALATAGYGTALGVVRSAWREGRLARLYADETRPRLQGARLTTWECVEEGIPVTLITDSMAAHCMKQGLIDAVVVGADRIAANGDTANKIGTYSLALIAQAHQIPFFVAAPISTIDFQLSTGQEIPIEERHPSEIYQIGETVICPPKVEFYNPAFDVTPAELITAIITEKGAVAPSDMSQLNIKQSV, from the coding sequence ATGAACTCATCCACATACCAAGTGTATCCCGTTGTTTGGGAAAACGACCGAGTTTTCCTTATTGACCAAAACCGCTTACCCGGCAAATATTCCATTGTAGAAATCAGCCGCTGTGAAGATATGGTTGAGGCGATTAAAACTATGATTGTTCGGGGAGCGCCAGCGATTGGGATCGCAGCAGCTTATGGCATTTACCTTGGCGCAAGAGAGATTAAAACTAACGAACGCAAGGCTTTCCTCGAAGAGCTTGAAGTTGTAGCGCAGCAGTTGCGGCAAACTCGTCCTACAGCCGTGAATTTGTTTTGGGCAATCATGCGGATGCTTAAAAATGCCTATGAAACGATCGGGACAGTAGAAGAGATTAAAGCTTCCTTACTTGAAACAGCTAAACAAATTCAGCTGGAGGATTTACAAACCTGTCAAGCCATAGGCGATCGCGGATTAGAAGTATTACCGACAACCCCCGACAAACTGTGTCTTCTGACCCATTGTAATGCAGGAGCGTTGGCAACAGCTGGGTATGGTACTGCCTTGGGAGTGGTGCGTTCGGCGTGGCGGGAGGGGCGATTAGCCAGATTATATGCTGACGAAACCCGCCCCCGCTTGCAAGGTGCTAGGTTAACGACCTGGGAATGCGTCGAAGAAGGTATTCCGGTTACTTTAATTACTGATAGCATGGCCGCCCATTGTATGAAACAAGGGCTAATTGATGCGGTTGTAGTGGGAGCTGATCGAATTGCTGCCAATGGAGATACGGCTAACAAAATTGGTACCTATAGTTTAGCCCTGATTGCTCAAGCTCATCAGATACCCTTCTTTGTGGCTGCTCCGATCTCAACCATTGATTTTCAGCTATCTACTGGCCAAGAAATTCCTATTGAAGAACGTCACCCCTCAGAAATTTATCAGATTGGGGAAACAGTGATTTGTCCTCCTAAAGTGGAATTTTATAACCCAGCTTTTGATGTTACTCCGGCGGAGTTAATCACTGCCATTATTACTGAAAAAGGCGCAGTTGCACCCAGTGATATGTCACAACTTAACATTAAGCAATCAGTGTGA
- a CDS encoding L,D-transpeptidase: MNGKLSTQRLIVCGLSVAIPLLYAEVATAAADLTNTSFTNWKEIPYESFLPRVETPELSPLDEVNHYLRQEEDFFNNTPRLVIKLSERRLYVYRGDKLEASYPVAIGQPGWETPTGNFQVTQMVQNPVWQHPITGEVVAPGPENPLGPRWMAFWSDGTNYIGFHGTNDEELVGQAVSHGCIRMRNDDVKALYNRVALGTSVTVQE; this comes from the coding sequence GTGAACGGAAAACTTTCCACTCAACGCTTAATTGTGTGCGGCTTAAGTGTAGCTATCCCGTTATTATACGCAGAGGTAGCCACTGCCGCCGCTGATCTAACCAATACTAGTTTCACTAACTGGAAAGAAATTCCCTATGAAAGCTTTCTGCCAAGGGTTGAAACACCAGAATTGTCTCCTCTCGACGAAGTCAATCACTATCTGCGGCAAGAGGAAGATTTCTTTAATAATACCCCTCGTTTAGTGATTAAACTAAGTGAGCGTCGTCTTTATGTTTATCGAGGAGATAAACTCGAAGCCAGTTATCCAGTTGCCATCGGTCAGCCTGGTTGGGAAACCCCTACAGGAAATTTCCAAGTGACACAGATGGTTCAAAATCCAGTTTGGCAGCATCCTATCACTGGTGAAGTTGTTGCTCCAGGACCAGAAAACCCTCTTGGTCCAAGGTGGATGGCATTTTGGAGTGATGGAACAAACTACATCGGGTTTCATGGTACCAATGATGAGGAACTGGTGGGACAAGCAGTGTCTCACGGTTGCATCCGGATGCGTAATGATGATGTCAAAGCTTTGTATAACAGAGTGGCTTTGGGAACATCTGTAACAGTACAGGAATAG
- a CDS encoding phycocyanobilin:ferredoxin oxidoreductase gives MSTTSTPSLRTQQNPLCAKLADCIESNWRRYFDLSPYHLPAELGYVEGRLEGEKLTIENHCYQTPQFRKMHLELAKVGEMLDILHCVMFPHPEYALPMFGCDVVAARGQISAAIADLSPLNPKRTLPEAYHCSLETLPKPEFKQPRDLPPWADIFSEFCIFVRPNGPEEEAQFLAWVDDLLQIHCAHAANALPVSREKQAEIIAGQHYYCSKQRQNDKTRRVLEKAFGVEWAENYMTSVLFDLPGT, from the coding sequence ATGTCAACCACTTCCACGCCATCCCTAAGAACCCAACAAAACCCTCTGTGCGCTAAGCTGGCGGACTGTATTGAGTCGAACTGGCGGCGCTACTTCGATCTTTCTCCTTATCATTTACCAGCCGAGTTAGGCTACGTGGAAGGACGGCTTGAGGGAGAGAAACTGACTATCGAAAACCATTGCTATCAGACACCTCAGTTTCGGAAAATGCACCTGGAATTGGCAAAAGTAGGTGAGATGTTGGATATTTTACACTGTGTAATGTTTCCTCATCCAGAGTATGCTCTGCCCATGTTTGGCTGTGATGTGGTGGCAGCTAGAGGACAAATTAGTGCTGCGATCGCAGACCTATCTCCACTTAATCCTAAACGTACCTTACCAGAAGCCTATCACTGTTCTTTAGAGACCCTACCAAAACCTGAGTTTAAACAGCCCCGTGACTTACCACCTTGGGCGGACATTTTTTCAGAATTTTGCATTTTTGTGCGTCCCAATGGTCCAGAAGAAGAAGCACAGTTCCTGGCATGGGTGGATGATTTATTACAGATTCACTGTGCCCATGCTGCTAATGCCCTACCGGTCTCTAGAGAAAAGCAAGCAGAAATTATTGCTGGTCAACATTATTATTGCAGCAAGCAGCGGCAAAATGATAAAACCCGGCGGGTGCTTGAAAAAGCGTTTGGTGTTGAATGGGCAGAAAACTATATGACCTCGGTACTATTTGACTTGCCAGGAACTTGA
- a CDS encoding Sec-independent protein translocase subunit TatA/TatB translates to MFGLGWPEVMIIGVVAVVIFGPKKIPEIGSALGKTLRGFKDEMNNPTSEAEESQTEQKNS, encoded by the coding sequence ATGTTTGGTTTAGGATGGCCCGAAGTTATGATTATTGGTGTTGTGGCAGTTGTTATTTTTGGACCGAAGAAAATTCCTGAAATTGGCAGCGCCCTAGGGAAAACCCTTAGAGGCTTCAAAGACGAGATGAATAATCCGACATCAGAAGCTGAGGAGTCACAAACTGAGCAGAAAAATTCATAA
- a CDS encoding Crp/Fnr family transcriptional regulator — protein MVSIEQLAQVWVLKDLETSALDNLQPYTKVRTYLRDEIVIYEGDRLPCQLYALIKGTLQIKKTGTSGKESLLRIIPEGDIFAAPAIFGNGIAPATVICQVDCLVLTIEREALLDTIRHTPEVALRILEVFNQRLQQIHNTVHGLISERAIVRLVRLLQYYATRYGTQSVAQGDSLNVNLPYYQIARSIGITYEECVRLFKKINSINSVVTYKRGGKIIINDWQQLDAFAKRSPSG, from the coding sequence ATGGTCTCAATTGAACAATTAGCTCAAGTCTGGGTGCTGAAAGACCTAGAAACCTCAGCGCTAGATAATCTTCAGCCTTATACCAAAGTAAGGACTTATTTGCGGGATGAGATTGTGATCTACGAGGGCGATCGCCTGCCCTGCCAACTCTATGCCTTAATCAAGGGAACTCTGCAAATTAAAAAAACCGGGACGAGTGGTAAAGAAAGTCTTTTGCGCATCATCCCTGAGGGGGATATTTTTGCGGCTCCGGCAATTTTTGGTAATGGTATTGCTCCTGCAACAGTTATTTGTCAGGTGGACTGCCTGGTGCTAACCATAGAACGAGAGGCGCTGTTAGATACCATTCGCCATACCCCAGAAGTGGCGTTGCGAATCCTGGAAGTCTTTAATCAACGCCTGCAACAAATTCATAACACCGTACATGGGCTAATTTCTGAAAGGGCAATTGTACGACTGGTGCGTCTGCTGCAATACTATGCAACTCGCTATGGAACTCAGTCTGTTGCTCAGGGAGACTCCTTAAATGTGAACCTTCCGTACTATCAAATTGCTCGGAGTATTGGCATTACCTATGAAGAATGCGTGCGTTTGTTCAAAAAGATAAATTCGATCAATTCAGTAGTTACCTACAAGCGGGGAGGCAAAATTATTATCAATGACTGGCAGCAGTTAGATGCGTTCGCGAAGCGTAGCCCTTCGGGCTAA
- a CDS encoding globin domain-containing protein, translating to MGNAIATANTSFSTSLQNLVDYPDTGMISKVLLKDNNCQYTLFCLAKGTAIEEHTSPRNAAITVIEGKGILTLDQKEITLEAGVFIFIPAQAPHRLQAQENLKFLLTLSEKPKPVNQVSQETIDIIKSTAPLLKKHGKQITTRMYEIMFHNHPEVKAQFDMSAQANGSQPAKLATAVYSYASKIDNMEALKSMVEVIAHRHVKTHVKPEQYPIVGESLLQAMKDVLHEAATEEVIAAWTEAYQILADIFINREHQIYQSL from the coding sequence ATGGGTAATGCGATCGCTACAGCAAACACATCGTTTAGCACTTCCCTACAAAACTTAGTTGACTATCCAGATACAGGAATGATTAGCAAAGTGTTGCTCAAGGATAACAATTGTCAATACACCTTATTTTGTTTGGCAAAAGGTACAGCAATCGAGGAGCATACTTCACCTCGTAATGCTGCAATCACGGTGATTGAAGGGAAAGGAATTCTGACCTTAGACCAGAAAGAGATTACCTTAGAAGCAGGAGTTTTTATCTTTATACCTGCTCAAGCACCTCATAGGTTACAAGCCCAAGAGAATCTGAAATTTCTGCTAACCCTATCGGAAAAGCCTAAACCGGTGAATCAGGTTAGCCAAGAAACCATAGATATCATCAAGTCCACAGCTCCCCTCCTCAAAAAGCATGGTAAGCAAATTACTACTCGGATGTATGAAATCATGTTTCACAACCATCCAGAGGTAAAAGCACAGTTTGATATGTCAGCTCAAGCCAATGGTTCTCAACCAGCTAAGTTAGCGACAGCAGTCTATAGTTATGCTAGCAAAATTGATAATATGGAGGCTTTAAAATCCATGGTTGAGGTGATTGCCCATCGTCATGTAAAAACCCATGTTAAACCAGAACAATATCCCATTGTGGGAGAGAGTTTACTACAAGCGATGAAGGATGTGTTGCATGAAGCGGCGACAGAGGAAGTGATAGCAGCTTGGACAGAAGCTTATCAGATATTAGCTGATATTTTTATTAACAGAGAACATCAAATCTATCAATCATTATAG
- a CDS encoding Uma2 family endonuclease — translation MTTITTEGLYTFEEYLNYDDGTDNRYELVDGRLEIINPPTFRHLLIAKFIEQALEAEINRLGLPWLCFKEAGIRTGWRKSRLSDVYVVTKDQVMALLDQSAVCDTPPLLAVEVVSPDSVKRDYRYKRSEYAALGIIEYWIVDPPKKKVSLLVLEEGLYQETVFTGNQQLVSPTFPELMLTVEQVLTAGNLN, via the coding sequence ATGACAACTATAACCACAGAAGGATTATACACCTTTGAAGAATACCTCAACTATGATGATGGTACCGACAACCGCTATGAATTGGTGGATGGGAGGTTAGAAATCATCAATCCACCAACCTTTAGGCATCTGCTGATTGCTAAGTTTATTGAACAAGCATTGGAAGCAGAAATTAATCGTTTGGGTTTGCCTTGGCTGTGTTTTAAAGAAGCAGGAATTCGGACAGGATGGCGCAAGTCACGGCTAAGTGATGTCTATGTGGTAACCAAAGATCAGGTAATGGCATTGCTAGATCAGTCAGCAGTATGTGATACTCCTCCATTATTAGCAGTAGAGGTGGTGAGTCCTGATTCTGTTAAGCGAGATTATCGTTACAAACGTTCAGAGTATGCTGCCTTGGGAATCATTGAATATTGGATTGTTGACCCGCCGAAGAAAAAGGTTTCACTGCTGGTGTTAGAGGAAGGGTTATATCAGGAAACAGTGTTCACTGGAAATCAACAGTTGGTATCACCTACATTTCCTGAGTTGATGTTAACCGTTGAGCAAGTTTTGACTGCTGGTAATTTAAACTAA
- a CDS encoding DUF4255 domain-containing protein — translation MLDNVLSFLKEQLNSYIRVKTGGQAFEVLFLERNGKEVSLEENAITTLLVNLEEDYTFRSGAAYDRMPNQGGNQQNNPNLYLNLYVLYAANFTNYSESLKFLSLIIKYFQSHRLFDCRNSPTLNPEIQKLTLELVNLPFTEQREVWSGLGMSYMPSVIYKVRMVVFADGDTVEIGSDVTDREVSSSRI, via the coding sequence ATGTTGGATAATGTTCTATCGTTTCTTAAGGAACAACTCAACAGCTACATCCGAGTAAAAACCGGGGGTCAGGCTTTTGAGGTCTTATTTCTTGAACGCAACGGGAAAGAAGTTTCCTTAGAAGAGAATGCGATTACTACCTTATTAGTCAACTTAGAAGAAGACTATACCTTTCGTTCTGGTGCCGCCTATGACAGGATGCCTAATCAGGGGGGTAACCAGCAAAACAACCCTAATCTTTACCTCAATTTATACGTTCTCTATGCTGCTAATTTTACTAATTACAGCGAATCTTTAAAGTTTTTATCCCTAATCATCAAATACTTTCAAAGTCATCGATTATTTGATTGTCGTAACTCTCCAACCCTCAATCCTGAGATCCAAAAATTGACCCTAGAACTGGTTAATTTGCCTTTTACTGAACAAAGAGAGGTTTGGTCTGGTTTAGGCATGTCTTATATGCCTTCAGTCATTTATAAAGTCAGAATGGTTGTCTTTGCCGATGGGGATACGGTGGAAATTGGCTCTGATGTAACTGATAGGGAAGTTAGTAGTTCAAGAATCTAG